GGGCGTGCGGAAGAAAACGATGGTGTCGTTGAGCGCCGAGAGGATGAGGCCGGCGGCGAGCGCGAGCACGCCGAGCCCGGCGCCGATGAGGACCAGCCTGCGCTGCTTCCGCGTCATCCTTTTCCTCCTGTCGGCAGGGCCTTCTCCGCCGCGTCGAGACGGGCGAGGGCCGCCGGATCGTCCTTGAAGGCGGCGCGCGCGGTCTTGAGCGCGGCATCCGCCTTGTCCTTGTCGCCGAGCACGCCATAGGCGCGGATCAGCCGTTCCCAGCCGTCGATGTCGTTCGGCTCCTGGTCGAGCCGGGCGGCGAGGCGCTCCACCATGCCGCGCACCATGGCGTTCCGGTCCTGCGGCGACATTTGGGCGGCCGCATTGACATCGGCGGCATTGGGACCGGGTGTCGCAGGGGAAGGAGCCGCGGGCGGCACCGTGCCGCCGACGCGGGCGAGCGCCTCCGCCACCATGGGACGATAAAGGGCAGAGGCCGGCGTCCTGGCGAGGAGATCGCCCCAGATCCGCGCGGCATCCTGCGCGCGGCCATCCTGCTCGGCGGCGAGGCCGAGGAAATAGGCGGCGCGCGGCTCGTTCGGGTTCAGCGCGAGGGCGGCGGCGAAGGCCTTGGCGGCATCGGCGGTGACGAGGCCGTCCGCCGCCACCACCAGCGCGTCGCCCCTTGCGGACAGGCGCTCGGCGCTGGGGCCCAGGATGCGGATGGCTTCGCCATAGGCGCGGGCGGAATCCTCCGGCCGCCCGAGGCGCAGATAGATGGGGGCGAGGATCTCGTAGCCCTGCCCGTCATTGGGATTTTTCTGGAGGTGTTCCTCCACGCGCCGGACGAGGATCGCCACGTCGCTGCGATCGGGCGCCGCGGCCATCCGCTCGGCCAGCGGCGCGCCGGGAAGGCTTGGCGAGCCCATCACGGCATAGAGCGCCGCCGCGCAGACCGGCACGAAGAGGAGCGCGAAAATGGCCGCCGCGCGCCGGCGCCGGCCGGCCACGGCGGGATCGGCGGACGCAGCGTCGGCCGCCGCATCGGCGGCGAGCATGCGGCGGGCCACCTCGATGCGCGCGGCTTCCGCCTCGGCGGCGGGCAGGCGGCCGGATTTCGCGTCGCGGGCGATCTCGGCCAGCTGGTCGCGATAGACCGCAAGGTCCGCTTCCCGCGTCGCCTTCAAGGTGCGGGCGCGCGACAGCGGCCACAGCACGGCGAGGGCCGCGACGGCGGTCATGAGGGCGAGGGCCGTGAACAGAGGGAGTGAAATCATCACCTGCGAGCCGTTAGCGGCTGACGATCCTCGTGCATAGGCCACACGCCGTCCCAGCGGCGCGGAGCCGCAGGCGATCAGGCGTTCGTGACCGATCCACGCCAGATCGACACCGCGAGGGTGATCCGGTACACCAACCCACGGCGCGCCGCATCGTGCAGCGCAGCAGCGGGAGGAGACGGGGATGGGCCTGTTCGACCAGATGGCGGGCAGCATGCTCTCCAACATGCTCGGCCGTGCCGGCCCCGAGGGCGCCGGCGCCCTCATCGACACGCTGCTCAGCGGCCCCATGGCCTCGGCCCTGCCCGGCATCCTCGATGGCGCGCTGGCGAAGACGCCCTATGGCAGCATCGAGGGCGTGCTGGCGCAATTGCAGGAGGCTGGCCTCGCCCATGAGGTGGACAGCTGGCTTTCCAGCGGCCCCAACGTGCCGGTGAGCGCGGACGAGATCGTCAACGCGCTCGGCGCCGAGCCCCTCACCGCCATCGCCAACGGGCTCGGCCTCCAGCCGGAGATGCTGCCCGAGCTTCTCGCCAAGCATCTGCCGGCCATCATTGATCGATTCAGCCCCAACGGCGTGCTGGATCTGCCCGGGCGGTGATTGCCGGGACGGGCCGGGCCCGTCCCTTCAGCACCTTCAAAGCACGACTTCGATCGCGCTCACTTGATCGCGCTCACTTGCATTCCTGCGCCACCCGGTCGAGCGCCTGCGCCAGGCCGACCAGCGAGTATTTGTCGGTGGTCACGTTGCCGCGCAGCGAGGTCGAGGCGACGGTGAGGTCCTTGCCGCGCTTCATGGCGTCCACCAGCTTGGACTCGTCGGCCACGTTGCGCACCCAGGCGCCCTGATCCTTCGTGTAGAGCTGGAGCGTCGCGTTGCCGACCGTGAGGGTCGCATCCGAACCCTCCTTCAGCGGGAAGCCGACGGTGACGGTCACCTCGTTCTTCACGTTCTCGCCGGGGCGCGTGGAGATGAAGAAATAGGCCGGATCGCGCTTCAGCCCTTCGGGCGCGCGAGTCTTCGGCTGGGAGATGGCGTAGCAGACCTTGGGACTGGAGGTGGAGACGTAGACGCTCCAGTCGCCGAACTGCGCCACCGCCTTCGACTGAGGCTGGCCCTGCGCGGCGGCCGGGGCGGCTGCGGCACAGGCGAGGAACATGCCCAGGAGAGCAGGATGGACACGAGGAAGCGTCATGGCTTCTCCTAAATCGCTGGGGCCCCGTAAGGCAATCGGACATCGTGCTTGGCCGCCGGCTGTCGGGTAGCGACGCAGGCGGTCAAAAAAATGGCGGGGTCGTCTTGCGTTTTCCTAAACCAAAGGCTCGGCTCCGCTCAATGCGCAGGATGGGTGAAATCGCCCGATTCGTTGCGCCGTGGGACTTCGCGAGACTGTCCGGCCGCCGTGCGTGGCGCAAGGCGTGGGTTCTTGATGGCGCCGGTGCCGTCGCGGAAGGGCGTGTTTACCCCGTGCTTCCGCCCTGTTGGGTTAATTTTTGGTAATCCGTTCCTGTCGTTCCAGTGAAGAAGGAGACCTCATGAAAGCGGTGGTGTGCGCGCGCCATGGCGCCCCCGAGACCCTTGAGATCCGCGATCTGCCCGTGCCTTCGCCCGGTCCCGGCGAGGTGCTGGTGAAGGTCGCGGCCATCGGCCTCAATTTCTTCGACACGCTCATCATCCGCGATCTCTACCAGGTGAAGCCCGAGCTGCCCTTCTCCCCCGGCGCCGAATATGCTGGCCATGTCGCCGCGCTGGGCGAGGGCGTCACCGGCTTTGCGGTCGGCGAGCGCGTGTGCGGCTACCAGACCCACGGCGCGGCGCGCGGGTATGTCGCGGCTCCGGCCCAGTTCCTGGCCAAGGTTCCGGACGACCTCGACCTCGTGAAGGCGGCCGGCCTCATCGTCACCTACGGCACGGCGCTCTATGCGCTGCGCGACCGCGGCGAGCTGAAGGCGGGCGAGCGGCTCGCCGTGCTCGGTGCCTCGGGCGGGGTGGGGCTCGCGGCGGTGGAGCTGGGCCGGGTGCTCGGCGCGCGGATCATCGCCTGCGCCTCCTCGCCGGAGAAGGTGCGCTTCGCGCTGGATCACGGAGCGGACGAAGGTTTCGACTATGCCTCCGGTGACCTCAAGGCCGCGCTGAAGGCGTTCGGTGGCGGGACGGGTCTTGATCTGGTCTACGATCCGGTGGGCGGCGACATGGCGGAGCAGGCACTGCGGGCGCTCGGCCCGCTCGGCCGCTTCCTGGTGGTGGGCTTCGCCGCCGGCGAGATCCCGAAGATCCCGCTCAACCTGCTGCTGGTGAAGAATTGCGATGCGCGCGGCGTCGCCTTCGGCTCCCATGCCCGGGCCAATCCCGGCTGGCTGCGCGACGCGGTGGCAGAGCTGATGGGCTACGCGCGGGACGGCCGCATCTCGGCCCACGTGGACAAGACCTTCCCGCTGGAACACTGCGCCGAGGCCCTCGGCGAGATTTCCGGGCGTCGGGTGAAGGGCAAGGTGGTGCTCACCGTCGCCGACTGAACCTCAGGCCGGGCGGCCGTCCTCCCCGGTCGCCTGATGGTCGGGGTCGAAGGCGGCCTTGGCCGCTTCATAATGCTCGGGCTTCACATGGCCCGACAGCAGCTTGAGCGCGCCCATGAGCACCGCCGCATCGTCTCCGAACCCGATCAGCGGCAGGAGGTCCGGCGTCAGGTCGAAGGGCAGGACGAAATAGGCGAGGGCACCGAGCAGGGTCGCGCGCACCCGCAGCGGCGTCTGGCGGTCGAACGCAGCATAATAGCTCGCCACCGCGTCTTCGGCGAAGGGGACGTGGCGGGCGGCGCCGCGCAACTTCCGCCAGAAGCCCTTGCGCACGCTGGCCTCATCTTGCGCGGCCTTGTCGCGCTCGGCGCCGGAGAGGCGGTCGAATTCGTCGGGGTTCAGCGTGTGCGTAGTCATGCACCATGAGATGGGGACCCCGCTGAGCGCCGCAAGAGGCCGGGCGCCCTACAGGAGCGGGTAGGCCGCTTCCACGAGATAGGGTCCGCCGCCCACCGAATCCCGCGAGGAGAACAGCACGAAGCGCGGCACGCGGAACGCCGGGGTGCGGAAGGAGCCGCGCGCAGCCAGATAGTCCGCCACCTGCCGCGAGGATGCGTCGCGCAGCCGGGCGAGGGTGACGTGGGGCTTGTAGTTGCGCTCCGCGCCGAGGCCGAGCCGCTGCATGATGCGCTCCTGCTCGGCCTGCAGCTCCATCAGCGCCGCATTGGCCTTCACCGCCGCGAACACCGCGCGCGGCTTGTGACCGCCGAACTGGTCCAGCCCGTCCAGCGCGATGTCGAAGGCGGGTCGTCGCACCTGCCCCAGCATCAGCATGATGTCGCGGCCAGTGGCGTCGTCCACGTCGCCGATGAAGCGCAGGGTGACGTGATAGTTCTCGGAATCGATCCAGCGGGCGCCGGACAGACCGCCCCGCAGCATGGACAGGTCGAGCCCGACCTCCGGGGGGATCTCGATGGCGGTGAACAGTCGCGGCATTGAACCCTCCGCGATGGCCGGCGGGATAGTGCCGGTCTCACGAGCGACCGCGGCGCTACCGCAGGCCCAGCCCGTGCAGTGAAGGAGATTCGCGCCCCGAAGGAAAGGGCTCTGCAGGGCCTTCGGCGGTTCGGAAACAAACCGCCCGGCCGAAGCCGGGCGGATGGGTCTGTCGGGCCTCAGCGCTGGCCGGGCCGAGGCCGGTTCTGCGGCGCCGCCCGTTGCTGCGGCATGGCCCTCGGCTGCTGTCGCATCTGCTGCGGCCGCATCTGCTGGGGGCGTTGCTGCGGCCTCATCTGCTGCGGGCGCTGCTGCTGCGGACGCATCTGTTGCGGCCGCTGCTGGGGCCTTTGCTGCGGTCGCACCTGCTGCGGCCGGTTCTGCGGCCGCACGTTGGCGGGCCGATTGGCCGGCCGGTTCGGCTGGACCGCGGGCCGGTTGGGCCGGTTGGGACCCGCGTTCGGATAACCGGGCCGGTTGGGACCGGCATTCGGATATCCGGGCCGGCCAGGTCCGCCGGGCCGGCCGGGGCCGGCGCCGGGATAACCGGGACGGTTCGGACCTGCCCCCGGAACACCGGGCTGGCCGGGCCGGCCGGGGCGACCGGGGCCGACGCCGGGGGTGCCGGGATATCCGGGACGGCCGGGACCCGCGCCGGGCTGGCCGGGGACGTTGCCGGGCACGCCGGGGCGACCGGGCCGGCCGGGGCCGACGCCGGGCGTGCCGGGATAGCCGGGGCGACCCGGTCCCATGCCCGGACCACCGGGATATCCGGGCCGGCCGGGCGCACCGGGAACAACGGGCATTCCGGGACGACCGGGACCGACGCCGGGTCCACCGGGATAGCCGGGCGTGCCGGGACGACCCGGACCACCGGGATAACCCGGACGGCCGGGGGCACCGGGAACGAGAGGCATTCCGGGACGGCCGGGACCGACGGCCGGTCCCCCCGGATATCCGGGCATTCCGGGACGGCCGGGTCCACCGGGTCCACCGGGTCCACCCGGTCCACCGGGCCAGCCGGGACGGCCGGGCCCTCCAGGACCTCCAGGACCACCGGGACCACCGGGACCACCGGGACCACCGGGACCACCGGGGTAGCCGGGGCCGCCCGGCCAGCCGGGACGTCCCGGACCGCCAGGTCCACCCGGTCCACCCGGCCACCCGGGACCGCCGGGCCAACCCGGACGACCGGGACCACCCGGCCAGCCGGGACGCGGCGGGGGCCGAACGCCGGGACGGCCGGGCACCCACGGTCCCGGTCCCCAGACGGGCGGGCGGCCACCCCAGCCGGGACCCCAATAGGGCGGGCGCACCCAGCGCGGCGGCACCACCCACACAGAGTTCCACGGCCGGTTGTTCCAGCCCCAGTTGTTGTTCCAGTAGGAGCCGACGAGCACGCCGGCGCCGAACGCCAGGGCGCCGGTGGCGAAGGTGGTGAAGACCTCCGAGCTGTCATAGGCCGGCACATAGATGCGCTCGGGATCGGCCGGCTGGATATAGATGGTGCGCGCGGGGCCGCCGCTGCCGCTGCTCGCGGGCGCGTCCTGCGTCGTCACCACCTGCTGCGGCGTGGACTGCAGATTGCCGACCGCCTGCGCCTTGGCACGCAGTAACTGGATGGTGTTGGACACATCCTGCGGCTGGGTCGAGAAGGCGAGGCCGAGGGATTCCGACCACTCCATGTGCTCATGGAGCAGGGTGATCACCTCCGGAAAGCGCACCAGCGCCTTCACCGAGGAATCCCAGTTGAAGGCATCCACCGCGGTGAAGTTGCGTTCCTGCACCGGATTGGGATTGGCGACGATCCAGTTGTAGGCCTCCACCAGCTGTTCCGGGAACAGCGTCGCCGGGAACAGGATGGCGAGCAGCGGGTCCGGATAGAGCGCCACCGGCCCGAGCAGGTATTCGAGCTCAGACAGGGAATAGGCGGGCTGGACCCGATCGCCCGGCTGGGGCGGCGGCAGGGATTGCCCCTGCGGGCCTTGCTGCCCCTGAGGCGCCTGCGGCAGCGGCTGGCCCTGAGGATAGCCTTGGTCGCCCTGCGGCGCGGGTTGGCCCTGCGGCGCAGGCGGCGGGGTCTGGGCGAGAGCCGGGTAGATGGTGGACCAGCCGAACACCGCCGCGACGGCGATGCGCGACAGGTTTCCCGTCCTCCCCTTGACGCAGTTTCTTATGGATATGCCACCCATGCGGCCCTCCTTATGGCGGCGTTCTGACCTCAGGCTAGACTGGTCGACGCCGCCGTGTCCTTGATGTTTCTCTATTTTTTCAGGGCCTGCTCAGGGCAGGGGGACGAGGATCTCGATCTCCAGCGCCTCGGGCGAGGCGGTCAGAAGGTCTGTCCGATAGCGCTCGATGTAGAGGTCGTTCTGCTCGACGTTCTTCTCGTCGAGATAATTGGCGATCTGCTCGTAGGTATTGTCCATGTCGCCGAAAGAGCCGGTATGCACGAACCGCAAGACCTTGCCGGCGAAGGAGCCGCCGAGCTTCATCGGCTCGGCCGGCTTCTGGGTGGTGGTGCCGGAGAACGGCATCTGCACCTCATAGTCGAAGCCGCGGTCGTCGCTGGTATTGTACATGACGAACACGTCGCCGGCCCGCACTAGGCCCAGCCGCTTCACCTCGCCATCCGCCTTGCGGACGGCCTCCACCAATTTGTCATAGGCGTCTTCCCAGGACGACGAGCCGGAAATCGTGAGCACCGGCACGGGCGTCAGCGTCACCTCGTCCGCCGAGAAGGTGGCGGGAGCGGGCGTGACGGGGGTCGTCTCCACCGTCTTCGGGTCCACCACCGGCGGAGGCGTCAGCGAGTCCTGTGACTTTTGCGGCGCCTGCGCGGCCGCGGGCGCCACCAGCGCCATCATCAGCCCGAAAACCGCCGCCGCCCGCCCGAGCCTCGTCCCCCAAACGCCCGTCATCGTCCATCCTCCCGCGGGCCGAAGGGCCGCGACGCACTCTGTCTAGCATGTTCTCCTGCCGCAGTTCGGCGCGATTGCGGCGCCTTGCGGGCGGCGCGGGGGTGGTGTGATGGACGGAACGACGCCATATAAGGCAAAGATCCTTCAGGACCAGCCCGGACGCCCGTGAACCCGCTCAGCCACCGCCCCTTTGTGAAGATGAACGGTCTCGGCAACGAGATCCTCGTCCTCGACCTGCGCACCGATCCGGTGGAGGTGCCGCCCGCCGCCGCGCGGGCGCTGGCGCGGCCCTCGGTGCTGCCGTTCGACCAGGCCATGGTGCTCTATCCGCCGCGCCGCGCGGACACCGCCGCCTTCGTCCGCATCCTCAACAATGACGGCTCCCTCTCCGCCGCCTGCGGCAACGGCACCCGCTGCATCGCCGCGCTGGAGGCCGAGCGCACCGGCACGCCCCATGTGCTGTTCGAGAGCGAGGCAGGGCTGCTCGATTGCACCGTGCGGCTGGACGGTCAGGTGAAGGTGGACATGGGCGCCCCCCGCCTCGGCTGGCAGGACATCCCGCTGGCGCAGGATGTGGGCGACACGGCGTCGGTCCTCGTGCCCGGCTTCGAGAGCCTGGGGCCGGCGGTGATGGTGAGCATGGGCAATCCGCACGCCATCTTCTTCGTCGATGATGCCGACGCCATGGACGTGGAAGGCCTCGGCGCCGCGCTGGAGCACCATCCGCTCTTTCCGGAGCGCGCCAACATCTCGTTCGCAAGCCTCACCGCGCCGGACCGCATCCTGCTCCATGTTTGGGAACGCGGCGCCGGTCGCACGCAGGCCTGCGGCACCGCCGCCTGCGCCACCGGTGTCGCCGCCGTCCGCACGGGCCGCACGGGCCGCGCCGTCACGGTGACGCTGCCGGGTGGGCCGCTGGAGATCGAATGGCGCGAGAGCGATGGCCACGTTCTGATGACCGGGCCGGTGGAGCACGAATTCGCCGGCACCCTCACACCCGCCATGCTGGATGAGGCCGCCTGATGGCGGATGCAGCGGGCGTCGAGGTGGTCAATTTCGGCTGCCGCCTGAACGCGCTGGAAGGCGACGGCATCGCCCGCGCCGCCACGGCTGCCGGGCTGGAGCGTGCCTTCATCGTGAATACCTGCGCTGTGACGGCGGAAGCCGTGCGGCAGGCGCGCCAGGCCATCCGCCGCGCCCGCCGCCGCGATCCCGCGCTCCGCGTGGTGGTCACCGGATGCGCCGCCCAGACCGAGCCCGCCACCTTCGCCGCCATGGAGGAGGTGGACCTCGTGCTCGGCAATGCCGAGAAGATTTCCGCCGCGAGCTGGGCCCACGCCCGCCGAGACTTTGATTTCGGCATTGGCGCCGAGCAGAAGGTGCGGGTGCAGGACATCGCCGCCGTGCGCGCGGCGACACCCCATCTCGCCGACCGCTTCGAGGGGCACACCCGCGCCTTCGTGGAGGTGCAGAACGGCTGCGATCATCGCTGCACCTTCTGCATCATCCCGTTCGGCCGCGGCCCCTCGCGCAGCGTGCCCATGGGCGCGGTGGTGGCGCAGGTGGCGCGGCTCGTTGAAAGCGGCCATGGCGAGGTGGTGCTGACCGGCGTTGATCTCACCGCCTATGGTGCCGACCTTCCGGGCGCGCCGACCCTCGGGCGGCTGGTGCGGGCGGTGCTCGCGCGTGTGCCGGAGCTGAAGCGGCTGCGTCTCTCCTCCATCGACGCGGTGGAGGCGGATGCGGAACTGATGCGTGCCCTCGCCGAGGAAGAGCGGCTGATGCCGCATCTGCACCTCTCCCTCCAGTCCGGCGACGACCTCATCCTGAAGCGCATGAAGCGCCGCCACAGCCGGGCCGAGGCGCTCGCCTTCATCGCCGCGCTGCGGCAGGCGCGGCCTGACGTGGTGCTGGGCGCGGACATCATTGCCGGCTTTCCGACCGAGACCGAGGCGCAGGCGCGCGCCACGCGTGACTTCGCGGAGGAGGCGGGCCTCGCCTTCCTCCACGCCTTCCCCTATTCCGCCCGGCCGGGCACGGCGGCGGCCCGCATGCCGCAGCTTCCCCCGGCGCTGGTTGCCGAGCGGGCGGCGCGCCTCCGGGAGACCGGGGCGGGCCTGCTGCGCCGGCATCTGTCGGCGGAAATCGGCCGCCGCCGCACGGTGCTGGTGGAAGCCGGCGGGCGCGGACACACCGAACATTTCACCCCGGTGCGCCTCTCCGGCGCGGCGGTGCGCGGCAGCCTCGCCGATCTCAGGATCGCAGGGCACGACGGCGCGCGGCTCATCGCGGCGTGACGCATTTTCAGGGATCTTCGGCATGAGCCAGCAGGACGGCGGAAACGACAAGAAGAAGCGCGGCTTCTGGGGATGGCTGACCGGCGAGCCGGCGGCTGAGACGCCGGTGACGCCTCCGGATGCGCCTGTCCCCGCTGCGGCGGACACCGCGCCCCCGCTGGTCGCGCCAGAGAGGCCGCTAACGACCCCGGTGGAGAGCGCGGCGGCGGAGCCTGCCGCGCCGCCCGAACCGGTCGCGCCCGAGCTGGTTGCGCCCGAGACTTTGGAAGCACCTGCGCCCGAGCCCGTCGAACCCGAGCCGCCTGTTGCCTTCGCGCCGGAGCCGAATACGGACCCCGAGCCGGTCGAGACCGCCGCGCCTGAGCCCGCTCCGGTCGTGGTGCCCGAAGCTCCGGCGCCGGAGCTTCCCCCGCCGCCGCCCGAACCCGTCGCCGTTGCGCCGGTCCCGGAGCCGCGCAAGGGCTTCTGGAGCCGGCTCGCCTCCGGCCTCGCGCGCACCGCGTCCAGCCTCGGGCAGGGCATCACCGATCTCGTGTCCAAGCGCAAGCTCGATGCGGCGACGCTTGAGGAACTGGAGGAAGTGCTGATCCGCGCCGACCTCGGCGTCGAGACCTCCATGCGCATCGTCGAGGAGGTGGGGCGCGGCCGGCACGACAAGATGATCTCGGCCGAGGAGGTCAAAAGCCTGATTGCGGCCGAGGTCGAGCGCATCCTCGCCCCTGTGGCCGTGCCGCTGGTGGTGGACAGGGCGCACAAGCCCTTCATCCTGCTGATGGTGGGCGTCAACGGTTCCGGCAAGACCACCACCATCGGCAAGCTCGCCGCCCAGTGGCGGGCGGAGGGCCGCAAGGTGGTGCTCGCCGCCGGCGACACCTTCCGCGCCGCCGCCATCGAGCAGCTGAAGGTGTGGGGCG
The nucleotide sequence above comes from Xanthobacter flavus. Encoded proteins:
- the ccmI gene encoding c-type cytochrome biogenesis protein CcmI; amino-acid sequence: MISLPLFTALALMTAVAALAVLWPLSRARTLKATREADLAVYRDQLAEIARDAKSGRLPAAEAEAARIEVARRMLAADAAADAASADPAVAGRRRRAAAIFALLFVPVCAAALYAVMGSPSLPGAPLAERMAAAPDRSDVAILVRRVEEHLQKNPNDGQGYEILAPIYLRLGRPEDSARAYGEAIRILGPSAERLSARGDALVVAADGLVTADAAKAFAAALALNPNEPRAAYFLGLAAEQDGRAQDAARIWGDLLARTPASALYRPMVAEALARVGGTVPPAAPSPATPGPNAADVNAAAQMSPQDRNAMVRGMVERLAARLDQEPNDIDGWERLIRAYGVLGDKDKADAALKTARAAFKDDPAALARLDAAEKALPTGGKG
- a CDS encoding YidB family protein, coding for MGLFDQMAGSMLSNMLGRAGPEGAGALIDTLLSGPMASALPGILDGALAKTPYGSIEGVLAQLQEAGLAHEVDSWLSSGPNVPVSADEIVNALGAEPLTAIANGLGLQPEMLPELLAKHLPAIIDRFSPNGVLDLPGR
- a CDS encoding invasion associated locus B family protein codes for the protein MTLPRVHPALLGMFLACAAAAPAAAQGQPQSKAVAQFGDWSVYVSTSSPKVCYAISQPKTRAPEGLKRDPAYFFISTRPGENVKNEVTVTVGFPLKEGSDATLTVGNATLQLYTKDQGAWVRNVADESKLVDAMKRGKDLTVASTSLRGNVTTDKYSLVGLAQALDRVAQECK
- a CDS encoding NADPH:quinone oxidoreductase family protein, whose product is MKAVVCARHGAPETLEIRDLPVPSPGPGEVLVKVAAIGLNFFDTLIIRDLYQVKPELPFSPGAEYAGHVAALGEGVTGFAVGERVCGYQTHGAARGYVAAPAQFLAKVPDDLDLVKAAGLIVTYGTALYALRDRGELKAGERLAVLGASGGVGLAAVELGRVLGARIIACASSPEKVRFALDHGADEGFDYASGDLKAALKAFGGGTGLDLVYDPVGGDMAEQALRALGPLGRFLVVGFAAGEIPKIPLNLLLVKNCDARGVAFGSHARANPGWLRDAVAELMGYARDGRISAHVDKTFPLEHCAEALGEISGRRVKGKVVLTVAD
- a CDS encoding YkvA family protein, producing MTTHTLNPDEFDRLSGAERDKAAQDEASVRKGFWRKLRGAARHVPFAEDAVASYYAAFDRQTPLRVRATLLGALAYFVLPFDLTPDLLPLIGFGDDAAVLMGALKLLSGHVKPEHYEAAKAAFDPDHQATGEDGRPA
- the thpR gene encoding RNA 2',3'-cyclic phosphodiesterase translates to MPRLFTAIEIPPEVGLDLSMLRGGLSGARWIDSENYHVTLRFIGDVDDATGRDIMLMLGQVRRPAFDIALDGLDQFGGHKPRAVFAAVKANAALMELQAEQERIMQRLGLGAERNYKPHVTLARLRDASSRQVADYLAARGSFRTPAFRVPRFVLFSSRDSVGGGPYLVEAAYPLL
- a CDS encoding DUF3300 domain-containing protein produces the protein MGGISIRNCVKGRTGNLSRIAVAAVFGWSTIYPALAQTPPPAPQGQPAPQGDQGYPQGQPLPQAPQGQQGPQGQSLPPPQPGDRVQPAYSLSELEYLLGPVALYPDPLLAILFPATLFPEQLVEAYNWIVANPNPVQERNFTAVDAFNWDSSVKALVRFPEVITLLHEHMEWSESLGLAFSTQPQDVSNTIQLLRAKAQAVGNLQSTPQQVVTTQDAPASSGSGGPARTIYIQPADPERIYVPAYDSSEVFTTFATGALAFGAGVLVGSYWNNNWGWNNRPWNSVWVVPPRWVRPPYWGPGWGGRPPVWGPGPWVPGRPGVRPPPRPGWPGGPGRPGWPGGPGWPGGPGGPGGPGRPGWPGGPGYPGGPGGPGGPGGPGGPGGPGGPGRPGWPGGPGGPGGPGGPGRPGMPGYPGGPAVGPGRPGMPLVPGAPGRPGYPGGPGRPGTPGYPGGPGVGPGRPGMPVVPGAPGRPGYPGGPGMGPGRPGYPGTPGVGPGRPGRPGVPGNVPGQPGAGPGRPGYPGTPGVGPGRPGRPGQPGVPGAGPNRPGYPGAGPGRPGGPGRPGYPNAGPNRPGYPNAGPNRPNRPAVQPNRPANRPANVRPQNRPQQVRPQQRPQQRPQQMRPQQQRPQQMRPQQRPQQMRPQQMRQQPRAMPQQRAAPQNRPRPGQR
- a CDS encoding GyrI-like domain-containing protein, producing MTGVWGTRLGRAAAVFGLMMALVAPAAAQAPQKSQDSLTPPPVVDPKTVETTPVTPAPATFSADEVTLTPVPVLTISGSSSWEDAYDKLVEAVRKADGEVKRLGLVRAGDVFVMYNTSDDRGFDYEVQMPFSGTTTQKPAEPMKLGGSFAGKVLRFVHTGSFGDMDNTYEQIANYLDEKNVEQNDLYIERYRTDLLTASPEALEIEILVPLP
- the dapF gene encoding diaminopimelate epimerase, whose translation is MNPLSHRPFVKMNGLGNEILVLDLRTDPVEVPPAAARALARPSVLPFDQAMVLYPPRRADTAAFVRILNNDGSLSAACGNGTRCIAALEAERTGTPHVLFESEAGLLDCTVRLDGQVKVDMGAPRLGWQDIPLAQDVGDTASVLVPGFESLGPAVMVSMGNPHAIFFVDDADAMDVEGLGAALEHHPLFPERANISFASLTAPDRILLHVWERGAGRTQACGTAACATGVAAVRTGRTGRAVTVTLPGGPLEIEWRESDGHVLMTGPVEHEFAGTLTPAMLDEAA
- the mtaB gene encoding tRNA (N(6)-L-threonylcarbamoyladenosine(37)-C(2))-methylthiotransferase MtaB produces the protein MADAAGVEVVNFGCRLNALEGDGIARAATAAGLERAFIVNTCAVTAEAVRQARQAIRRARRRDPALRVVVTGCAAQTEPATFAAMEEVDLVLGNAEKISAASWAHARRDFDFGIGAEQKVRVQDIAAVRAATPHLADRFEGHTRAFVEVQNGCDHRCTFCIIPFGRGPSRSVPMGAVVAQVARLVESGHGEVVLTGVDLTAYGADLPGAPTLGRLVRAVLARVPELKRLRLSSIDAVEADAELMRALAEEERLMPHLHLSLQSGDDLILKRMKRRHSRAEALAFIAALRQARPDVVLGADIIAGFPTETEAQARATRDFAEEAGLAFLHAFPYSARPGTAAARMPQLPPALVAERAARLRETGAGLLRRHLSAEIGRRRTVLVEAGGRGHTEHFTPVRLSGAAVRGSLADLRIAGHDGARLIAA
- the ftsY gene encoding signal recognition particle-docking protein FtsY; the protein is MSQQDGGNDKKKRGFWGWLTGEPAAETPVTPPDAPVPAAADTAPPLVAPERPLTTPVESAAAEPAAPPEPVAPELVAPETLEAPAPEPVEPEPPVAFAPEPNTDPEPVETAAPEPAPVVVPEAPAPELPPPPPEPVAVAPVPEPRKGFWSRLASGLARTASSLGQGITDLVSKRKLDAATLEELEEVLIRADLGVETSMRIVEEVGRGRHDKMISAEEVKSLIAAEVERILAPVAVPLVVDRAHKPFILLMVGVNGSGKTTTIGKLAAQWRAEGRKVVLAAGDTFRAAAIEQLKVWGERTGATVIAREQGADAAGVAHDAITEARAQNADILMIDTAGRLQNRAELMAELEKVVRVIKKQEPTAPHAVLLVLDATVGQNALSQVEAFARTAGVTGLVMTKLDGTARGGILVAIAAKHKLPIHLIGVGEGQDDLQPFAARDFARAIAGLE